Proteins from a single region of Theobroma cacao cultivar B97-61/B2 chromosome 10, Criollo_cocoa_genome_V2, whole genome shotgun sequence:
- the LOC18587117 gene encoding probable protein arginine N-methyltransferase 3 gives MANNLRETEETNRLTQENQEEEEEDDDSKEPWTEEENEDDDENGEESEFLCLFCDSKYGSCDALFEHCRLTHFFDFNGIRKELGLDFYGSFKLINYVRSQVADNRCWSCGVHCQSKQDLQSHLHQSVNSKDFKLLLDDDKYLNPFMQEDSLLYSFGGDEEDENDYNTSFDEEEVVRNFGNVCIDDDDIAEEIELNAETSNKDRNKAVMTDSNGHLSLASSSKRIAENGRDYGESVSSCDSNPKDKHSTVYIADVVEKDIKKVNESYFGSYSSFGIHREMISDKVRTDAYREALLKNPSLLNGAVVMDVGCGTGILSLFAAQGGASRVIAIEASEKMSTVATQIAKDNGLWRSKTDIAGNNNCSGVIEVVQNMVENLDKSIQIQPHSVDILVSEWMGYCLLYESMLSSVLFARDQWLKPGGAILPDTATIFVAGFGKGGTSLPFWENVYGFNMSSIGKEVVEDAAKFPIVDVVNHHDLVTNAALLQSFDLATMKPEEVDFTAITELEAKLDSLASNPNDLKQQATSCYGIVLWFETGFTSRFCKETPTVLSTSPYTPKTHWKQTILTFREPIAMASCKFTADGSAPVGTDACPASKILLRISIARATQHRSIDISLETDGVCPNGQKRSWPVQMFNLS, from the exons ATGGCGAATAACCTGAGAGAAACCGAAGAAACAAACAGATTAACCCAGGAaaaccaagaagaagaagaagaagatgacgATAGTAAAGAACCTTGGAccgaagaagaaaatgaagatgatgatgaaaacGGCGAAGAGTCAGAGTTTCTGTGTTTGTTCTGTGACTCCAAGTACGGTTCTTGCGATGCCCTGTTCGAGCACTGTCGTTTAACTCATTTCTTCGACTTTAATGGAATCAGAAAAGAGTTGGGTTTGGATTTTTATGGTTCCTTCAAGCTCATCAATTATGTTCGCTCTCAG GTAGCAGATAATAGATGTTGGAGTTGTGGGGTCCACTGTCAGTCGAAGCAAGATCTACAGAGTCATTTACATCAATCTGTCAATTCCAAAGATTTTAAGCTTCTTTTGGATgatgataaatatttaaatccTTTCATGCAAGAAGATTCACTTTTATACAGTTTTGGTGGAGACGAAGAAGATGAAAATGACTATAACACATCATTTGATGAAGAGGAGGTTGTGAGGAATTTTGGTAATGTTTGTATTGATGATGACGATATTGCAGAAGAGATTGAGTTGAATGCTGAGACCTCTAACAAAGATAGAAATAAAGCTGTTATGACTGATTCTAATGGTCATTTGAGCTTGGCAAGTTCTTCGAAGAGGATTGCAGAAAATGGAAGGGATTATGGAGAAAGTGTTAGTTCATGTGACAGTAATCCAAAGGATAAGCATTCAACAGTTTATATTGCGGATGTTGTTGAAAAGGATATCAAAAAGGTCAATGAGAGTTATTTTGGGTCGTACAGTTCGTTTGGAATCCATAGAGAGATGATAAGTGACAAG GTAAGAACTGATGCTTATAGGGAAGCTTTACTGAAGAATCCTTCTCTCCTGAATGGTGCAGTTGTGATGGATGTAGGCTGTGGGACTGGCATCCTAAG TCTCTTTGCAGCCCAAGGAGGAGCCTCAAGGGTAATTGCCATCGAAGCTAGCGAGAAGATGTCTACAGTGGCAACTCag ATTGCAAAAGACAATGGCCTTTGGCGGAGCAAAACTGACATTGCAGGTAATAACAACTGCAGTGGTGTAATTGAAGTGGTTCAGAATATGGTTGAGAATCTTGATAAATCCATACAAATccaacctcatagtgttgacATACTAGTAAGTGAATGGATGGGATACTGCCTCCTATATGAGTCCATGCTCAGCTCAGTGCTCTTTGCAAGAGATCAGTGGTTGAAGCCTGGAGGTGCAATTCTTCCTGATACAGCAACTATT TTTGTTGCAGGATTTGGAAAGGGTGGTACCAGTCTTCCGTTCTGGGAAAATGTTTATGGCTTCAATATGTCTTCTATTGGAAAGGAAGTTGTTGAAGATGCTGCTAAATTTCCTATTGTTGACGTTGTTAATCATCATGATCTAGTAACAAATGCTGCATTACTCCAG AGCTTTGACCTTGCCACTATGAAGCCCGAAGAAGTAGATTTCACTGCAATTACTGAGTTGGAAGCAAAGTTGGATAGTCTGGCAAGTAACCCAAATGATTTAAAACAACAGGCAACCTCTTGTTATGGGATTGTCTTATGGTTTGAGACTGGATTCACCAGCAGGTTCTGTAAAGAAACGCCAACTGTTCTGTCTACATCACCATATACTCCTAAAACCCACTGGAAACAGACAATCCTCACTTTTCGAGAACCTATAGCAATGGCATCATGCAAATTCACTGCTGACGGATCTGCACCTGTTGGAACGGATGCCTGTCCAGCTTCAAAAATTCTTTTGCGCATCAGCATTGCCCGTGCAACACAGCACCGTAGCATTGACATATCCCTTGAAACTGACGGAGTCTGCCCCAATGGTCAGAAACGCAGTTGGCCAGTgcaaatgtttaatttatcGTAG